The following is a genomic window from Opitutus sp. GAS368.
TCGGCCAGAATCCCGCGACCATCGCCATCGCCCGCGCCCTGCGCCGCTCGCGCGCCGACCTCAAGGACCCGCGCCGCCCGATCGGCTCGTTCATGTTCATGGGTCCGACCGGCGTCGGCAAGACTGAGCTCGCCAAGCAGCTCGCCGCCCAGATGTTCGGGTCCCAGGACGCGATCATCCAGATCGACATGTCGGAATACATGGAGAAGTTCGCCGTCTCGCGCCTCGTCGGTTCGCCTCCGGGCTACGTCGGCTACGAGGAGGGCGGCCAGCTCACCGAGGCCGTCCGCCGCCGCCCGTATTCCGTCGTGCTCTTCGACGAGATCGAGAAGGCGCATCCCGACGTCGTGCAGCTCCTGCTGCAGATTCTCGAGGACGGCCGCCTGACCGATTCGCTCGGCCGCACCGTGGATTTCCGGAACACCATCATCATCATGACGACCAACGTCGGCGCGCAGCTCATCCAGCGCCAGACCACGATGGGCTTCGCCGCGGCCAACGCGTCGGACTTCCACGACATGGACAAGCTGAAGGAAAAGGTGCTCGAGGAGGCCAAGCGCATCTTCAAGCCCGAGTTCCTGAACCGCATCAACGACCTCGTGGTGTTCAAGCCGCTCAACAAGGAAGACCTGCTCAAGATCGTCGAGATCGAGGCGTCCAAGGTCATCAAGCGCCTCTCCGCGCGCAATATCCTCCTGGAGTTCACGCCCGAGTCGAAGACCCTGCTCATCGAGAAGGGCTACGACGAGAAATACGGCGCGCGCCCGCTGCGCCGGGCCGTCGAGCACTACCTCGAGGATCCGCTCGCCGAGGCCCTGCTCCGCGGCGAGGTGAAGGAGCACGAGCCCATCCTCGTCGTCCGCAACGGCGACAAGCTGGAGTTCAAGACCAAGTCACCCACGGCCGAGAGCGGCGTGTCGTCCTGAGTTAGCCATTTCACGCCGCCGGCGCCTTGCGTGCCGGCGGCGTTTTGTTTTGCTCCGGTGATGCTGAAGCGACTCGCCCTTCTTGCGCTGTTGCTGGGAACGCGCGTCGCCTGGGCGCAGGAGGATGCGGTCATTCCCGCCGCGGAAATAGCCCGGGGGCCGTCGCCGGCGCGGATCACGACGCTGGTGAACCGGGCGGCGACGCAGGGCTGGGGCAGTGTGGTGCCGGCATTGCGCACCGCGGCCCGGCAGGCCTATGAGACCAATTCCGGCTACGTGCCGGCGTGGTATTACCTGTATCGCTGGGCCGAGATGCTGGCCACGCCCTACAACCAGGCGCTCACTGACTGGATCGCCGCGGTCGAGAAAGCGGGCGTGGCGCATCCGAACATGTCGTCGACCTACGCCTATCACCCCGGGGCGCTCTCGGCGCAGTTGTCGCGCGAAGCCCAGCTGGCGCTGTTGGGCAATGTGGCCCTGTCGGAGGAGTTCTTCACGCTGTTGTCGCCGGTCGATTGCCCGTGGGAGGTGCTGGCGATCCTCCAGAAGATCTACCAGCAGGACCCCGCGCTCTTTGCCGACTACGGCAGTCTGGCCCTGGCCATTGCGGTCGTCTACGACGTGCCGCCACCGCCCAACTGGCCGCACGGCCAGGTCAGTGCCACTGTGCTGCCGCGCAAGTTGCCGGCACCCGAGCAGGCGTTCGCCTACTGGGCGAAACTCGACCGGACCGGCGCCACGCTGCAGCATCTGCGCCGGCTGCCGGCCAGCGAACTCAAATTCCTCGTGGATATCGCGGTGCCCCTTAGTGAGCTCGACTGGGCGCGCCTGAACGTGCCGTCGGGGTTGGGCGACTTTGAAAAGGCCTACCTCATGGTCAAATACCGGAAGGACCGGCTGGAGCAGAATGTCGATGCCTGGCCGGGCGCGGATTACCGGCTGGCGAGCATCCTCGCGCAGGGTGGCATCTGCGTGGATCAGGCATTTTTCGCCAGCACGGCCGGCAAGGCGAAGGGGATCCCCACGATCATGTTTCTCGGTGCGGGGCTCGACGGGCGCCACGCCTGGTTCGGTTATCTCGACGGCAACCAGCACTGGCAGCTGGATTGCGGGCGTTATGCCGAACAGAAATTCATCAGCGGCATCGCCTACGATCCGCAGACTTGGGGCAACATGAACGATCACGAACTGCTTTTCATCACCGAGCGCTTCCGGGCGCTGCCGACCTACAAGCTCTCCGACATACACGCGGCCTTCGCCACGGAATACCTGTTCGCCGGCGAGCCGGCCCTGGCGCTCAAGGCGGCGCACGAGGCGGTCAACCGCGACCGGCGCAACCTGGCCGGCTGGAACGTGCTCCTCGAGGCGCAGGCCGCCGCCAGCCCCGACCTGCGGGCCCGCGAGGCCATCCTGCGCGACGCCGTGCTGGCATTCCAGAAATACCCCGACCTGGAGATCGCGTTTTCCCGCCAGCTGGTGGAGGTGCTGCGACAGCGCGGGGAGACCAGTCTGGCGGCCTTTGAGGAGCAACGGCTGGGCACGAAATACCAGGCGACCCGGGGTGACCTCAGCATCGAGCAGGCGGCGGCCACGGTGGACCGCAGCATGAAGGCGGACGACGTGGCGACGCAGATCAAGGTCTACAACCGGGTGCTCGACACGGCCGGGCAGGGGCAGGCGATCGATTTCTATGACAAGGTGGTGGCGCCCTTTGTCCTGCACCTGGCCTCGGTCAACCAGGTGCCGGCGGCGCTCCAGTCCCTCGACCGGGCCCGGCGCACCCTGCGGGTGGAGGCCGGCAAACAGCTGGATCTGGAGATGGCGGACATGGCCGTCCGGCTGAAAACGGGACGGAAATAGGGCGCGAGAACAAGAAACCCCCTTGCCGGTTTCGGCCATTGTAGGAGGGGCTTTATGCCCCGATTGCGTCGGCGAATTAGCAGCCATCGGGGCGTAAAGCTCCTCCTACAGGAAAAAGTGAGAAAAATGCTTCCCGGTTGAACCTTTCCGGCTTGTGAGCGTCATACAGCCGACTTCACTCACACTCTCTCCCATGCTCGACATCATCAAGGGCGCCGGCCTGCTCATCTATCCGCTCGCACTCTGCTCCGTCATCGCCGTCTATATCATCGCCGAACGGCTCTATGCCCTGCGCAAGGACGCCGTCCTGCCCGACGAACTGGTTGACGCCATCGTCGAAGGCCGGGTGACCCAGATCGGGAAGAATTCGGTGCTCGCGCGCATCGTGGAATTCTCCGAACGCCACAAGGACGACCCCGAGGCGGTCAAGGCATTTGCCCGGCTGGAGATCAATCGCATGGAACGGGGCGTGCCTTACCTCGATGTCATCTATGTGGTGTCACCGATGCTCGGGCTGACCGGCACGGTGTTCGGCCTGCTCCGCGTGTTCTCCCAGATTTCCCCCGAGACCGGCCTGCCCGATCCGGTGGCCTTCACCAAGGGCGTGTCGCTGGCCCTGTCCGCCACCCTGATCGGCCTGCTCGTCGCGATCATCGCGGTGGTGCCCGCCGGTTACCTGCAGCGGAAAGTGGAGAACCACGCGGTCAAGATCGACCTGCTGCTGGAGCGCATCCTCGCGCGGATCACCAAGTCATGAGCGGGCTTTACAGGAAACGGTCGCGGCGGAAGGAACTCAACCTGCTGCCGCTGATCGATGTGCTCGTGATGCTGGTCTTCTTTGCCTTCGTCACGATGCAGTTCCGGTCCATCACGACGATGAACCTGACCCTGCCCAAGGTGGAGACGGCCGGCAAAAGCGAGCTAAAGGAATCGCTGACCATCAGCATCACCAAGGACGGCGGGGTCGACGTCAACGGTCACGCGGCGACCATGGAGAAGCTGGACGAGCTGGTCCGGCAGCTGGGCACCATCACGAAGGACATCACGGTCGTCATCCGCTCGGATGAAAACACGCCGCTGCGCTTTGTGACCCAGGCGATGGATGTCTGCCGCAAGCAGGGCCTGAACAAGATCCGGCTGCAGTCGCGGTAAGATTGGTCGGTTTTTGACCACGGATAACACGGATTATCACGGATTGCCCGTGTCTCCATCCGTGTCTATCCGTGTAATCCGTGGTTAAATCTGTCTCGAAGAAAATCCTCATCACCGGCGTCACCCGCGGGCTCGGCCGCGCGCTGGCCGAGTGGTATATTGCGAACGGCCACACCGTCATCGGGTGCGGCCGCAGCGCCGAGGTGCTCAACCTGCGCTTCACTTTTCCGGCGCCGCACGATTTCACCGCGCTCGACGTGGTGGAGGAAAACCGGGTGGCGCTGTGGGCCGAGAAGGTGCTGGCGGTGCACGGCGCGCCCGACCTGCTCATCAACAATGCCGCCCTCATGAACACCCCGGCCCCGCTGTGGGCGGTGCCGGCGCGGGAGTTCAACCAGCTGATCGACGTGAACATCAAGGGGGTGGCGAACGTCCTCCGCCACTTCGTGCCCGCGATGGTGGCCCGGAAGTCCGGCGTGATCGTCAATTTGAGCTCCGGCTGGGGGCGCAGCACCGCGCCGGAGGTGGCGCCCTATTGTGCGTCGAAATATGCGATCGAGGGCCTGACCAAGGCGCTGGCCCAGGAACTGCCAGCCGGCATGGCGGCCGTGCCGCTCAACCCCGGCGTGATCGACACCGACATGCTCCGGCAGGCGTGGAGCGATGGTGCCTCCAGTTACCCCAAGGCCGGGGCTTGGGCGAAGGTCGCGGCGCCTTATATCCTCAAACTGGGCCCCAAGGACAACGGCCAGTCGGCCAGCGTCACGGCTTTCGAGGACTGAGTTGCCTGAAGGTGGAACCCGGCCTCCGGACGGGTTTTCTTGGTGTGAGTCCACCAAACCCGTCCGGAGGCCGGGTTCCACCTTGGCCAGCCGTTGGGCAAATGGGGGCTTGTGCCGGGCCGAAAAAAGCCGGCATAAACAGGCACCCCATGAAACGTGTTTTCGTCTCCGGCTGCTACGACATCATCCACGCCGGGCATGCGCAGTTTTTCGAGGAGGCCCGCGCGCTCGGCGGCCACCTGACGGTGTGCTTTGCCTCGTCCGATGTGCTCTGGCGGCACAAGCAGCGCCGCAGCTCGCTGCCGGATGACCACAAGCGGGCGGTGCTTGCCGCGCTGCGGATGGTGGATGAGGTGGTGGTGGGGGAGGGGCTGGAGCCCGGCATCGATTTCCGGGAGCACTTCCTGCGCCTGCGGCCCGACATCCTGGCGGTGACGGAGGACGACAAGTATGCGGCGCTCAAGCGCGAGCTTTGCGCCCAGGTCGGCGCGGAATACGTGGTGCTGCCGAAGACCCCGCCCAAGTGCGAGCCGGTCTCGACCACCGGCATCGTGCGCTTCATTCGCGCGCCGGATGAGGCGCCGCTGCGGGTCGATTTCGGCGGCGGGTGGCTGGACGTGCCGCGCTTCGCCCGGGCCGGGGCCTACATCGTCAACTGCACGATCTCGCCCACCGTGTCGCTGCGCGAATGGGGCTATGAGCAGAACGCCGGCCTCGGCGGCAGCGCGGCGTGGGCGTTGCTGAACGGCCAGGATTGCTTCGTCTCGGAGTCCGACCTCGGGGTCGGCTGGCAGGACCCGGCGGTGATCACCGAGACGGGCCTCTGCGTCTGGCGCAGCGGCCCGCGGCCTGGACTCGAGGTGAAGTGCAGCGGGGATTTCCTGCGCGGCCGCATGGCCCTCTACTGGTCGGGCAAGCAGCACTCGACGCCCGGCGTGGTGAACCGCCCGCGGGATTACGCCGGCATCGCCTGGGCCGGGGCCCTGGCCCGGGACGGGGTATGGGCCGGCAGCATCGAGCAGATCGCCGCCGGGGTGCGCGCCTCCTACGCGGTGCAACGGGCCGAGGGGATGGAGCCGCTGCCGGGCGATTCGCCCGTGGCCGAGGTGGCCGCCTGCCGCCCGCTCGCGTGGAAATACTGCGGCGGCGGGTTTGGCGGCTATGCCGTGTATCTCTTCGGCGAGCCGGTCCACCGCGATGCCGCCTGCCGGCTGCCCGGTTTCCGCGTCATCGAGCCCTACGTCGCCGTCCAGCGCTAGAGGCGAACGTTGACTGCGGACGACAGCTTCAAGGTGCTCGCGGTGGGCGATGCCAGCCACATTCCGCCGAACCTGCAGAGCGGGCTGAGCGCCGCCGGGCCGCAGCTCGCCGTCACTCCCGCTGCTTCGAGTCGATGACGAGGGTCACCGGACCATCGTTGACGAGGGCGACTTCCATCATGGCGCCGAACTCGCCCGTTTGCACCGGCCGGTCGAGCGCGGCCGTGAGCTGGGCGATGAACTGCTCGTAGAGCGGCTTCGCGAGTTCGGGCCGGGCGGCGGCGGTGAACGAGGGGCGCGTGCCCTTGGCCGTGCTGGCGTGCAAGGTGAACTGGCTGATGAGCAGAATGCCGCCGCTGATGTCGGCCACGGAAAGATGCACGTGGCCTTCCGGGTCGTCAAAGAGACGCAACCGGACGATTTTCTGCGCCAGCCATTCGCCATCAGCGCTGGCATCGGCGGCCTCGATGCCGACGAACACGAGCAGGCCGCGGCCGATCCGGCCGGCGACGCGGCCGGCGATGGTCACACTGGCCGACGAGACACGTTGGACGACGACGCGCATGCTTTCTTCTGTAAGGGCGTCCCTTGTGGACGCCCGCGGGCGCCGGCAAGCGGCGCCCCTACAAGGTAGGATGATTAGTTTAGAATTCCTGGTGCGGCTCGACCTCGGCGTCGTAGTTCACGCCCGGCAGGCCGAAGCCGAAGAGCTTGAGGAACTCGGTGCGGTAGCCGGCGATGTCGGTGAGCGCGGCGAGGTTCTCGGTCGTGACCTTCGGCCAGATTTCCGAGACGGGGTTCTGGATCTCGGGGCGCATCTCCCAGTCGTCCACGCGGACGCGGCCCTCGCTGTCGAACTTAAGCGTGCTGCCGTTGTAGAGCTGGGTGGCAAAGAGCCGCTGCATCTGCTCGATGCAGCCCTCGTGCGTGCCCGCGGCCTTCATGACCTTGTAGAGGATGGAAATGTAGAGCGGCACGACCGGGATGGCCGAGCTGGCCTGCGTGACCAGCGCCTTGTTGACGGAGATGAAGGCGCGGCCGTTGCCGTGGGCCTTGAGCTTCGCGTCGATGGCGCGGGCGGCGCGCTCGAGGTCGACCTTGGCGCGGCCGATGGTGCCGTCCTTGTAGATGGGCCAGGTGTGCACCGGCCCGATGTAGGAATAGGCGACGGCGGTCGCGCCGGGCGCCAGCAGCCTGGCGTCAGCCAGGGCCTGGATCCACATCTCCCAGTCCTCGCCGCCCATGACGGCCACCGTGTCGGCGGCCTCGGCCTCGTTGGCAGGCTCGATGGTGACCTCGCTGACGATGCCCTTGTCGGGGTCGACAGTCTTGTTGGTATAGGGGGCGCCAAGGGGTTTGAGGACGGACTTGTGGACGGCGCCGGTCTTCGGGTGCGTGCGGCGGGGAGAGGCGAGAGAGTAGACGACGAGGTCGATCGGGCCGCCCATGTCGCGGGCGATCGTGGCGATGGCCTGCTGCTTGATGTCGTCCGAAAAGGCGTCGCCGTTGATGTTGCCCGCGTAGAGGCCGGCGGCCTGGGCGGCGCGGGTGAAGGCGATGGAGTTATACCAGCCCGGGGTGGCGGGACGGCCCTCCTCGGACGGGCGCTCGAAGAAGATGCCGAGCGTGGCGGCGCCGGAGCCGAAGGCCGCGGTGATGCGCGAAGCCAGGCCGTAGCCGGTGGAGGCGCCGATGACCAGGACCCGCTTCGGGCCGTTCTTGATCGGGCCCTTGGCCTTCACATGGTCGATCTGCTGCTGGATGTGCGCGGTGCAACCCGTGGGGTGGGCGGTCACGCAGACGAAGCCGCGGACCTTCGGTTTGATTATCATGCGACGGCCAGTTTTTCGGCCCGCCCGTCAGAGACAAGAGTCAAGTTACGGTCCCGAAAATTATGCTCGCCACACCCGCGGCACTTGCCCGCAGCCAAGGCTTGAATGGTGGAACCCGGCCTCCGGACGGGTTGCTTGGCGTGCGTCATCCAACCTGTCCGGAGGCCGGGTTCCACCTTGGGTCTATTTCCCGAGCAGCACGATCGTGCCCTCGGCCTTGGGCACGCCGCCCTTCTTCTCCAGACTGATGGCGAAGGCCGCGGCCTGCGCGACGGGCTGGTCGGGCTTGAAGGCGAGCGTCACCTTGCCGTCGGCCGCCACGTGGAAGACGCCGCCATTGACGGGATCCTTGTAGGCGGGGTCGACGATCCAGATCTGGTAGTCCTGCGTGTCGGCGATGGCCGGCAGCTTCTCCATCGTGAGCAGGCCCGCCTGCTGGCCGGGGTCCCACACGGCGATGACCTGGGCTTCCTTGGTGTTGCCGGCGAGCGAGGCGAGAGCGGAGATCTTGAGGCGGGAAAGGTCCTCGGCGCGGCGCAGCCTGTTGCCGAGCTCCGTGATCATGGTCTCGGCGAGCAGCGAGCGCTGGCTGAGCTGGGTTTGCGCCAGTTTGTAAGCGACCTCGGCGAGCTGGCGCTCGGTGGTGAGGGCGGTGTTCTCGTCGCGCAGGGCCAGGTTCTGGGTGAACAGCCACGTGGCGGCCACCGCCAGCGCGGCGGCCACGGCCCACGGGGCGAACCGGAGCAGCGGGAAAGCGATGACCTGGCCGCCGGCGGGCTCGCCCGCGGCCGCGAGGATGCGG
Proteins encoded in this region:
- a CDS encoding MotA/TolQ/ExbB proton channel family protein, giving the protein MLDIIKGAGLLIYPLALCSVIAVYIIAERLYALRKDAVLPDELVDAIVEGRVTQIGKNSVLARIVEFSERHKDDPEAVKAFARLEINRMERGVPYLDVIYVVSPMLGLTGTVFGLLRVFSQISPETGLPDPVAFTKGVSLALSATLIGLLVAIIAVVPAGYLQRKVENHAVKIDLLLERILARITKS
- a CDS encoding adenylyltransferase/cytidyltransferase family protein: MKRVFVSGCYDIIHAGHAQFFEEARALGGHLTVCFASSDVLWRHKQRRSSLPDDHKRAVLAALRMVDEVVVGEGLEPGIDFREHFLRLRPDILAVTEDDKYAALKRELCAQVGAEYVVLPKTPPKCEPVSTTGIVRFIRAPDEAPLRVDFGGGWLDVPRFARAGAYIVNCTISPTVSLREWGYEQNAGLGGSAAWALLNGQDCFVSESDLGVGWQDPAVITETGLCVWRSGPRPGLEVKCSGDFLRGRMALYWSGKQHSTPGVVNRPRDYAGIAWAGALARDGVWAGSIEQIAAGVRASYAVQRAEGMEPLPGDSPVAEVAACRPLAWKYCGGGFGGYAVYLFGEPVHRDAACRLPGFRVIEPYVAVQR
- a CDS encoding biopolymer transporter ExbD, with amino-acid sequence MSGLYRKRSRRKELNLLPLIDVLVMLVFFAFVTMQFRSITTMNLTLPKVETAGKSELKESLTISITKDGGVDVNGHAATMEKLDELVRQLGTITKDITVVIRSDENTPLRFVTQAMDVCRKQGLNKIRLQSR
- the dtd gene encoding D-aminoacyl-tRNA deacylase, with the translated sequence MRVVVQRVSSASVTIAGRVAGRIGRGLLVFVGIEAADASADGEWLAQKIVRLRLFDDPEGHVHLSVADISGGILLISQFTLHASTAKGTRPSFTAAARPELAKPLYEQFIAQLTAALDRPVQTGEFGAMMEVALVNDGPVTLVIDSKQRE
- a CDS encoding SDR family NAD(P)-dependent oxidoreductase, with product MVKSVSKKILITGVTRGLGRALAEWYIANGHTVIGCGRSAEVLNLRFTFPAPHDFTALDVVEENRVALWAEKVLAVHGAPDLLINNAALMNTPAPLWAVPAREFNQLIDVNIKGVANVLRHFVPAMVARKSGVIVNLSSGWGRSTAPEVAPYCASKYAIEGLTKALAQELPAGMAAVPLNPGVIDTDMLRQAWSDGASSYPKAGAWAKVAAPYILKLGPKDNGQSASVTAFED
- a CDS encoding anti-sigma factor; its protein translation is MITERHEELAALHALGLLEGAERSAFESELAGNTDLRALADSLAESTAALALAAPPVEPPAGLKDRILAAAGEPAGGQVIAFPLLRFAPWAVAAALAVAATWLFTQNLALRDENTALTTERQLAEVAYKLAQTQLSQRSLLAETMITELGNRLRRAEDLSRLKISALASLAGNTKEAQVIAVWDPGQQAGLLTMEKLPAIADTQDYQIWIVDPAYKDPVNGGVFHVAADGKVTLAFKPDQPVAQAAAFAISLEKKGGVPKAEGTIVLLGK
- the fabV gene encoding enoyl-ACP reductase FabV, which encodes MIIKPKVRGFVCVTAHPTGCTAHIQQQIDHVKAKGPIKNGPKRVLVIGASTGYGLASRITAAFGSGAATLGIFFERPSEEGRPATPGWYNSIAFTRAAQAAGLYAGNINGDAFSDDIKQQAIATIARDMGGPIDLVVYSLASPRRTHPKTGAVHKSVLKPLGAPYTNKTVDPDKGIVSEVTIEPANEAEAADTVAVMGGEDWEMWIQALADARLLAPGATAVAYSYIGPVHTWPIYKDGTIGRAKVDLERAARAIDAKLKAHGNGRAFISVNKALVTQASSAIPVVPLYISILYKVMKAAGTHEGCIEQMQRLFATQLYNGSTLKFDSEGRVRVDDWEMRPEIQNPVSEIWPKVTTENLAALTDIAGYRTEFLKLFGFGLPGVNYDAEVEPHQEF